In Bacillus cytotoxicus NVH 391-98, the following are encoded in one genomic region:
- a CDS encoding spore germination protein, translating to MSKVKTKYQISPIFVFFLIHGAQFGAGVLGFARIIAKSAGYDGWIGVLIVGITIHILIWMMHFLLKENEGNLIDLHQELFGKWVGTGMNLLFVTYFFIISISVIRTYVEIVQVWMFPTASTWTLTFFFCLLSYYIISSGFRVMTGICVISIAGIFGYLFLSLFVLKYAQWENLLPIFSHSVQDILKAAQSSIYTMTGFEVYLMIYPFVKGAQKSHKFAQYGALFSNILYVFSTMLAFAFFSENQLLQTIWPQLSMTQVIQLPFIERLEYIAISAYALVIMPSFLLPLWAATRGTYEVFRVKQKKILIALLFITIIISQLLTNRHDINDFISMISHTSFFVIYMYIPILFLIMWVKRKWKKSKQK from the coding sequence ATGAGTAAAGTTAAAACAAAATATCAAATATCACCTATCTTTGTTTTCTTCTTAATTCATGGTGCACAATTTGGAGCGGGGGTTTTAGGCTTTGCACGCATCATCGCAAAGTCCGCAGGATACGATGGTTGGATAGGAGTTCTCATTGTAGGAATTACCATCCACATTCTCATCTGGATGATGCATTTCTTGTTAAAAGAAAATGAGGGGAATTTAATTGATTTACATCAAGAGCTGTTCGGAAAGTGGGTTGGAACAGGAATGAACCTACTCTTTGTGACTTACTTTTTCATTATAAGTATTTCCGTTATCCGAACCTATGTCGAAATTGTTCAAGTATGGATGTTTCCTACCGCTTCTACATGGACATTGACCTTTTTCTTCTGCTTACTTAGCTATTACATTATCTCATCAGGATTTCGCGTTATGACCGGCATATGCGTAATTTCTATCGCCGGAATTTTCGGTTATCTTTTCCTTAGTTTATTTGTTCTAAAATATGCACAGTGGGAAAATTTACTTCCTATATTTTCTCATTCTGTTCAGGATATATTAAAAGCAGCACAATCCTCTATTTACACGATGACTGGATTTGAAGTATACCTTATGATTTATCCATTTGTAAAAGGGGCACAAAAGTCTCATAAATTCGCACAATATGGCGCACTATTTTCTAACATTTTATACGTATTCAGTACTATGCTAGCCTTTGCTTTTTTTAGTGAAAATCAGTTATTACAAACAATATGGCCGCAGCTTTCTATGACACAGGTTATTCAACTTCCCTTTATTGAGCGCTTAGAGTACATTGCAATCTCTGCTTACGCTCTTGTCATTATGCCAAGTTTCTTACTTCCATTATGGGCTGCAACAAGAGGTACATATGAAGTCTTTCGTGTGAAACAAAAAAAGATTTTAATCGCTCTTTTGTTCATTACAATCATTATTTCACAACTATTAACAAATCGACACGATATTAATGATTTTATTAGCATGATATCTCATACTAGCTTTTTTGTTATTTATATGTACATCCCGATTTTATTTCTTATTATGTGGGTGAAAAGAAAATGGAAAAAATCAAAACAAAAGTAA
- a CDS encoding Ger(x)C family spore germination protein, translated as MEKIKTKVILLSCFCMFSMTGCLQKTIIDDIQLIQGTVFDTAKDDKVKVTFVCPVQEKGNKVEVFEGVGNAVKQVKADTALTSSQPFANGQMRVALFTMNIAKKGLSTSFDTLIRDVNVGNALYVALLDGNGRELFEEKYTTSSNVAIYIKKLLEHNMQTGPLPTDNVHLGAFRYYRVGQDYYIPILKKSKDKVKITGIALFKKDKYVGKIKQRDLFVFKGLVEKHRLDSQEFKTNPGYTIINNIRSTPTYQVHVKNGRPSFLITVKLDARIQELSRKFSLENKKNTQKIARSIEKQLNTRAAKLIKHFQSLDVDPIGLGARFRQHYRPFNLEKWKAMYKDVPIKVQYKVNITNSGVIE; from the coding sequence ATGGAAAAAATCAAAACAAAAGTAATTCTCCTTTCCTGTTTCTGTATGTTTAGTATGACTGGTTGCTTACAAAAAACGATTATTGATGATATTCAGCTCATTCAAGGAACGGTTTTTGATACAGCGAAAGATGATAAAGTAAAAGTAACATTTGTTTGTCCCGTACAGGAAAAAGGAAATAAAGTTGAAGTTTTTGAAGGGGTAGGGAATGCTGTAAAACAAGTAAAAGCCGATACTGCTTTAACATCTTCCCAACCGTTTGCAAACGGCCAAATGCGCGTTGCTCTGTTCACAATGAACATCGCTAAAAAAGGATTGTCCACTTCATTTGACACGCTCATTCGTGATGTAAATGTCGGAAATGCCTTATATGTTGCCTTATTAGATGGAAATGGGCGTGAATTATTTGAAGAAAAGTATACAACCTCATCAAATGTTGCAATTTATATAAAAAAGTTATTGGAGCATAATATGCAAACTGGTCCTTTGCCAACCGATAATGTACATTTGGGTGCATTCCGTTATTATCGCGTAGGCCAAGACTACTATATTCCTATCTTAAAAAAAAGCAAAGACAAAGTAAAAATTACTGGTATTGCTCTTTTCAAGAAAGATAAATATGTCGGGAAAATCAAGCAACGAGATCTGTTTGTATTTAAAGGATTAGTTGAAAAACATCGATTAGATTCACAGGAATTCAAAACAAACCCTGGATACACAATCATTAATAATATTCGCTCTACCCCTACTTACCAAGTACATGTAAAAAACGGCAGACCTTCTTTTCTCATTACAGTGAAACTTGATGCACGTATTCAAGAATTATCAAGAAAATTTAGTTTGGAAAATAAGAAGAATACACAAAAAATTGCTAGATCTATCGAAAAACAACTCAATACAAGAGCAGCAAAACTCATTAAACACTTTCAATCTTTGGATGTCGATCCCATTGGCCTTGGGGCAAGATTTAGGCAGCACTATCGACCATTCAACTTAGAGAAATGGAAAGCAATGTATAAAGATGTACCTATTAAAGTTCAATATAAAGTAAATATTACAAATTCAGGGGTTATTGAATAA
- a CDS encoding pyrophosphohydrolase domain-containing protein: MSNEKGLDKGYELVAKMHEVFGHPVTDVPTKLTEERAKIRASFMQEELEEFLEATTLEDQYDALIDLIYFAFGTFAEMGVRPDKGFEIVNNANMAKLFPDGKPRFREGDGKILKPEGWQAPEPQLRAEIERQRQEALAKSLK; encoded by the coding sequence ATGTCTAACGAAAAAGGTCTAGATAAAGGATATGAACTTGTCGCAAAAATGCATGAAGTATTCGGACACCCAGTTACAGATGTACCAACAAAATTAACGGAAGAACGTGCAAAGATTCGCGCAAGCTTTATGCAAGAAGAATTAGAAGAGTTTTTAGAAGCAACAACTCTAGAAGATCAATATGATGCATTAATCGATCTTATTTATTTTGCCTTTGGAACATTTGCAGAAATGGGAGTGCGTCCAGATAAAGGATTTGAAATTGTGAATAATGCCAATATGGCAAAGTTATTTCCTGATGGAAAACCGCGCTTTCGCGAAGGAGACGGCAAAATTTTAAAACCAGAAGGTTGGCAAGCACCCGAGCCACAACTTCGCGCAGAAATCGAGCGTCAACGCCAAGAAGCATTAGCAAAATCATTAAAATGA
- a CDS encoding putative VrrB protein — MKGIDNKAPYGFMISGDHHYAPMGIGGGAGGFPPSVAGVQTGMPGVAPGFPGGFSPGAVMGSQLGGPTVFPAPGIGVAAGIGAVNPYGVYGHHGHHGHHGHHGHHGHHGHHGHHGQHGHHGHHGHHGHHGHHGQHGHHGHHGHHGHHGHHGQHGHHGHHGHHGHHGHHGHHGHHGQYGHHGHHGHHGHHGHHGHQQDQHHHQGQHHQTWYGGATRDSEGTDGHTGYNGC; from the coding sequence ATGAAAGGGATAGATAATAAAGCACCATATGGATTTATGATTAGTGGAGACCATCACTATGCTCCGATGGGAATTGGTGGAGGAGCAGGAGGATTCCCGCCATCTGTAGCTGGTGTGCAAACAGGAATGCCAGGGGTAGCACCAGGGTTTCCAGGAGGATTCTCTCCAGGGGCTGTAATGGGTAGCCAACTAGGGGGACCGACTGTATTTCCAGCACCAGGAATTGGTGTTGCAGCAGGTATAGGAGCAGTGAATCCATATGGTGTTTACGGACATCATGGACACCACGGACATCATGGACACCACGGACATCACGGACATCATGGACACCACGGACATCACGGACAACATGGGCATCACGGACATCATGGGCATCACGGACATCATGGACACCACGGACAACATGGGCATCACGGACATCATGGACACCATGGACATCATGGGCATCACGGACAACATGGGCATCACGGACATCACGGGCATCATGGACATCACGGGCATCATGGACATCACGGACATCATGGACAGTATGGACACCACGGACATCATGGGCACCACGGACACCATGGGCATCATGGACATCAACAAGACCAGCACCATCATCAAGGACAACATCATCAAACTTGGTACGGCGGAGCGACAAGGGATTCCGAAGGGACAGATGGTCATACAGGATATAATGGATGTTGA
- the leuS gene encoding leucine--tRNA ligase, with the protein MSFNHQEIEKKWQAYWEENKTFRTPDETDKPKFYALDMFPYPSGAGLHVGHPEGYTATDILSRMKRMQGYNVLHPMGWDAFGLPAEQYALDTGNSPAEFTEKNINTFRNQIKSLGFSYDWDREVNTTDPNYYKWTQWIFLKLFEKGLAYVDEIPVNWCPALGTVLANEEVIDGKSERGGHPVERRPMKQWMLKITAYADRLLEDLDELDWPESLKDMQRNWIGRSEGAEVHFNIDGTDKKFTIFTTRPDTLFGATYCVLAPEHALVAEITTEDQKGAVEAYIDVVKSKSDLERTELAKEKTGVFTGAYAINPVNGEKLPIWIADYVLASYGTGAVMAVPAHDERDYEFAKTFDLPMKEVVKGGDITKEAYTADGEHIDSAFLNGLNKEEAIAKMIEWLEVTGAGNQKVTYRLRDWLFSRQRYWGEPIPIIHWEDGTMTAVKEEELPLVLPKTDNIRPSGTGESPLANIDEWVNVVDPETGKKGRRETNTMPQWAGSCWYYLRYIDPNNNEALVDPEKAKQWLPVDIYIGGAEHAVLHLLYARFWHKVLYDIGVVPTKEPFQQLFNQGMILGENNEKMSKSKGNVVNPDDIVASHGADTLRLYEMFMGPLDASIAWSENGLDGARRFLDRVWRLFVQENGELSEKITDAPNKELEKAYHQTVKKVTEDYEELHFNTAISQMMMFINDAYKAETLPKEYVEGFVKLLAPVAPHIAEELWSKLGYNETITYASWPTFDESKLVEDEVEIVVQVMGKVRAKLKMKKDASKEEMEQLALEEVKEQIEGKTVRKVIVVPGKLVNIVAN; encoded by the coding sequence ATGAGCTTTAATCATCAAGAAATTGAGAAGAAGTGGCAAGCGTATTGGGAAGAGAATAAAACATTCCGTACGCCAGATGAGACAGACAAACCAAAATTTTATGCATTAGATATGTTCCCATATCCATCAGGTGCAGGTCTTCACGTAGGACATCCAGAGGGATATACAGCAACAGATATTTTATCACGTATGAAACGTATGCAAGGGTATAATGTTCTTCATCCAATGGGATGGGATGCATTCGGTCTTCCAGCAGAGCAATATGCACTTGATACGGGGAATAGCCCAGCGGAATTTACAGAGAAAAATATTAACACATTCCGTAATCAAATTAAGTCACTTGGCTTCTCATACGATTGGGATCGCGAAGTAAATACAACAGATCCGAATTACTATAAATGGACACAATGGATTTTCTTAAAGCTATTTGAAAAAGGTTTAGCTTACGTGGATGAAATTCCTGTAAACTGGTGCCCAGCACTTGGTACAGTGCTTGCGAATGAAGAAGTAATTGATGGTAAGAGTGAGCGCGGTGGACACCCTGTTGAGCGCCGTCCGATGAAACAATGGATGCTAAAAATTACTGCATATGCAGATCGCTTACTAGAAGACTTAGATGAGCTTGATTGGCCAGAAAGTTTAAAAGATATGCAACGCAACTGGATTGGACGTTCTGAAGGTGCAGAAGTACATTTTAATATCGACGGTACAGATAAGAAATTTACAATCTTTACAACGCGCCCTGATACATTATTTGGAGCAACTTACTGCGTACTTGCTCCAGAGCATGCACTTGTTGCAGAAATTACAACAGAAGATCAAAAAGGAGCTGTAGAAGCTTACATTGATGTTGTAAAATCGAAAAGTGATTTAGAACGTACAGAGCTTGCGAAAGAAAAAACAGGTGTATTCACGGGTGCATACGCAATCAATCCTGTAAACGGAGAGAAATTACCAATTTGGATTGCTGATTATGTGCTTGCTAGCTATGGAACAGGTGCTGTAATGGCAGTTCCAGCTCATGATGAACGCGATTATGAGTTTGCCAAAACTTTTGATCTGCCAATGAAAGAAGTGGTAAAAGGCGGAGACATTACGAAAGAAGCATACACAGCTGATGGGGAACACATCGATTCTGCATTCCTTAATGGTTTAAATAAGGAAGAGGCAATTGCAAAAATGATTGAATGGCTTGAAGTAACAGGCGCAGGAAATCAAAAAGTAACGTACCGCCTTCGTGACTGGTTATTTAGTCGTCAACGTTATTGGGGTGAGCCAATTCCAATTATCCATTGGGAAGATGGTACGATGACAGCGGTGAAAGAAGAAGAATTACCGTTAGTTCTTCCAAAAACAGATAATATTCGTCCGTCTGGAACAGGTGAATCACCACTTGCAAACATCGATGAGTGGGTAAATGTTGTAGATCCAGAGACTGGTAAAAAAGGCCGTCGTGAAACAAATACAATGCCGCAATGGGCTGGTAGCTGCTGGTACTATTTACGTTATATCGATCCAAACAATAACGAAGCACTTGTAGATCCTGAAAAAGCAAAACAATGGCTTCCAGTTGATATTTATATTGGCGGGGCAGAGCATGCTGTACTTCATTTACTATATGCTCGTTTCTGGCATAAAGTATTATATGATATCGGTGTTGTTCCAACGAAAGAGCCATTCCAACAACTATTTAACCAAGGTATGATTTTAGGAGAAAACAACGAGAAAATGAGTAAGTCAAAAGGTAACGTTGTAAACCCTGATGACATCGTAGCAAGCCATGGTGCTGATACACTTCGTCTTTACGAAATGTTCATGGGACCATTAGATGCTTCAATCGCTTGGTCTGAAAACGGCCTTGATGGAGCGCGTCGTTTCTTAGATCGCGTATGGCGCCTATTCGTTCAAGAAAACGGTGAATTAAGCGAGAAAATTACAGATGCGCCGAATAAAGAGCTTGAAAAAGCATATCACCAAACAGTGAAGAAAGTAACAGAAGACTATGAAGAGCTTCATTTTAATACTGCAATTTCTCAAATGATGATGTTTATTAATGATGCATATAAAGCGGAAACGCTTCCGAAAGAATATGTAGAAGGTTTCGTGAAGTTACTTGCACCAGTTGCACCGCACATTGCAGAGGAACTTTGGAGCAAGCTTGGTTATAATGAAACAATCACATATGCAAGCTGGCCAACATTTGATGAGTCTAAACTTGTAGAAGATGAAGTAGAAATTGTTGTTCAAGTAATGGGAAAAGTTCGTGCAAAACTGAAAATGAAAAAAGACGCATCAAAAGAAGAAATGGAACAACTTGCACTTGAAGAAGTGAAAGAACAAATTGAAGGGAAAACAGTTCGCAAAGTAATTGTCGTTCCTGGAAAACTTGTTAATATTGTTGCAAACTGA
- a CDS encoding MDR family MFS transporter, translated as MPRKVWLLVAGMIINVTGASFLWPFNTIYLHDHLGKSLSVAGMVLMINSLTGVIGNLLGGTLFDKWGGYKSTLLGIVITLVAILGLVFFHGWPLYVIWLALIGFGSGMVFPSMYAMVGAVWPEGGRRAFNAMYVGQNVGIAVGTACGGLVASYRFDYIFLANFILYFIFFLIAFIGFRGMEDQKEQRLQTEVKMNKGYSLTPGFKALLIVCVAYALCWVTYVQWQGAIATHMQELNISLRHYSLLWTINGAMIVCAQPLVSMMIRAMKRSLKQQIMIGIGIFVASFFVLSQAEQFTMFLVAMVTLTIGELFVWPAVPTIANILAPNDKLGFYQGVVNSAATVGKMFGPVVGGAIVDLYNMEVLFIAIMVMLVIAFFATSIFDKKVKVEETVNEKIAV; from the coding sequence ATGCCAAGAAAAGTATGGCTATTAGTAGCTGGAATGATTATTAATGTCACAGGTGCTTCTTTTTTATGGCCTTTTAATACAATTTATTTACACGACCATTTAGGTAAATCTTTGTCAGTGGCCGGAATGGTATTAATGATTAACTCACTTACGGGCGTAATTGGAAATTTGCTTGGTGGTACATTGTTTGATAAGTGGGGCGGATATAAATCGACGTTACTTGGAATTGTGATTACACTTGTTGCTATTTTAGGTCTTGTATTTTTCCATGGTTGGCCATTGTATGTCATTTGGCTTGCATTAATTGGTTTCGGTTCGGGAATGGTCTTTCCATCGATGTATGCAATGGTTGGTGCAGTTTGGCCAGAAGGTGGAAGGCGTGCATTTAATGCGATGTATGTTGGACAAAATGTCGGAATTGCTGTTGGCACAGCATGCGGTGGCCTAGTTGCTTCTTATCGCTTTGATTATATTTTCTTAGCAAACTTTATTTTGTACTTTATTTTCTTTTTAATTGCTTTTATCGGTTTTCGCGGTATGGAGGATCAAAAAGAGCAACGTCTACAAACAGAAGTTAAAATGAACAAAGGGTATTCGCTCACACCGGGATTTAAAGCGCTTCTTATTGTTTGTGTAGCATATGCGTTATGTTGGGTTACGTATGTACAGTGGCAAGGGGCAATTGCAACGCATATGCAAGAGTTAAATATTAGTTTGCGTCATTACAGTTTATTATGGACAATCAATGGAGCGATGATTGTTTGTGCACAGCCGCTTGTAAGTATGATGATTCGTGCAATGAAGCGTTCTTTAAAGCAGCAAATTATGATCGGAATTGGTATTTTTGTAGCATCATTTTTTGTATTAAGTCAGGCGGAGCAATTTACAATGTTTCTTGTCGCGATGGTGACATTAACAATTGGAGAATTATTTGTATGGCCGGCTGTTCCAACAATTGCAAATATACTAGCGCCAAATGATAAACTTGGTTTTTATCAAGGGGTTGTCAATAGCGCAGCAACTGTAGGGAAAATGTTTGGACCGGTTGTTGGTGGAGCAATTGTTGATTTATACAATATGGAAGTATTGTTTATAGCAATTATGGTAATGCTTGTAATAGCATTTTTTGCCACAAGCATTTTTGATAAGAAAGTAAAAGTGGAAGAAACAGTGAACGAAAAAATTGCAGTTTAG
- a CDS encoding FtsX-like permease family protein yields MLFKLSMSGLKSKLKDYIVLLIGLVMSISIFYMFQTLALNKAFLQSNSVIQSITFVFQAGSFLLAIITFFYILYANSFLLSLRQKEFGMYMMLGAKKHKITLLMFMETVIIGVASLVIGIIVGTGLAQGIGQLLMKQLEFTGSGYQAFYIPSMTVTCIFFFVLFVLSAIMNSIKLSRISVLQLVHADAQAERIRVKGQLTSIIAVLAVILLGIGYASMIYMDKLKQMGIIIALITVTSGTYMLFGALLPVIIKKLKSNKKRNEKGLNAFTFAQLNFRINSLTRVLATVAMLIALGAGAISGGMAFKNNVMNTVDLFEVYDAVIHNPTAEQKKILDGISFQEKSEYRYKVDDKFVYYLNEDLEKNRPIIMDTSNRENAESLKDVAKFKKVSEELPVGAISGGNEKDPNAKVLPEEWNEVFFKIEPFYVHPNHTIKIVDKKMYNDMQGTEGIVFLGKTDDFVTYTKEWKKLDELQEAKYKNAKEGSFQSKYTMYTGFYTIASGTVFMGFFLGIAFLAMMASCLMFKILSGASKDITRYQMLRKIGVRRELLTKSIYKELFFVFLFPAIIGIVHVLVGMNIFGFILIDPYFRIWVPIVIFVVIYAIYYLITVQLYKGIVLPKEE; encoded by the coding sequence ATGTTATTTAAGCTGTCTATGTCAGGATTAAAAAGTAAGCTGAAAGATTATATCGTCTTACTAATTGGTCTTGTCATGTCTATTTCAATTTTTTATATGTTCCAAACGTTAGCGTTGAATAAAGCATTTCTTCAATCTAACTCGGTCATTCAATCGATTACTTTCGTCTTTCAAGCTGGTTCGTTTTTACTAGCAATTATTACGTTCTTTTATATTTTATATGCGAATTCTTTCTTATTATCGCTTCGCCAAAAAGAATTTGGCATGTATATGATGTTAGGAGCAAAGAAACATAAAATTACTTTGCTTATGTTTATGGAAACAGTCATTATTGGAGTTGCCTCTCTCGTAATTGGGATTATAGTTGGTACAGGGCTTGCACAAGGAATCGGTCAATTATTGATGAAACAATTAGAGTTTACTGGAAGTGGTTATCAAGCGTTTTATATTCCATCGATGACCGTTACTTGTATTTTCTTTTTTGTATTATTTGTATTATCAGCAATTATGAACAGTATTAAGTTATCACGTATTTCCGTTTTACAACTTGTTCATGCAGATGCGCAAGCAGAGCGCATTAGAGTGAAAGGGCAACTAACTAGTATTATTGCGGTACTTGCAGTTATTTTATTAGGAATTGGATATGCCTCCATGATTTATATGGATAAGTTAAAGCAAATGGGCATTATTATTGCGCTAATTACAGTAACATCAGGAACTTACATGCTGTTCGGAGCACTTCTTCCGGTTATTATTAAAAAGCTAAAGAGTAACAAAAAGCGGAATGAAAAAGGATTGAATGCCTTTACATTTGCACAATTAAATTTCCGGATTAATAGTTTAACAAGAGTACTTGCAACAGTGGCGATGTTAATTGCACTGGGTGCAGGAGCCATTTCTGGCGGGATGGCGTTTAAAAATAATGTAATGAATACAGTGGATCTTTTTGAAGTATATGATGCAGTAATTCATAATCCAACAGCTGAACAAAAGAAAATTTTAGACGGGATTTCATTTCAAGAGAAAAGCGAATATCGCTATAAAGTAGACGATAAATTTGTTTACTACTTAAATGAAGATTTAGAAAAGAATCGTCCGATTATAATGGATACATCTAATCGTGAAAATGCGGAAAGTTTAAAAGATGTTGCTAAGTTTAAAAAAGTGTCTGAAGAACTTCCAGTTGGAGCAATTTCAGGTGGAAATGAAAAAGATCCTAACGCAAAGGTACTGCCAGAAGAGTGGAATGAAGTATTCTTTAAAATAGAACCTTTCTATGTCCATCCTAATCATACCATAAAAATTGTTGATAAAAAGATGTATAACGATATGCAAGGTACAGAAGGTATTGTATTTCTTGGAAAAACAGATGATTTTGTCACATACACAAAAGAATGGAAAAAACTTGACGAATTGCAGGAAGCGAAATATAAAAATGCAAAAGAAGGAAGCTTCCAAAGTAAATATACAATGTATACAGGATTTTACACGATTGCTAGCGGGACAGTATTTATGGGGTTCTTCCTTGGAATTGCTTTCTTAGCAATGATGGCAAGTTGCTTAATGTTTAAAATTCTCTCTGGCGCTTCTAAAGATATTACACGTTATCAAATGCTTCGTAAAATTGGAGTGCGTCGTGAGTTATTAACGAAATCTATTTATAAAGAGTTATTTTTCGTATTCTTATTTCCGGCAATTATAGGTATTGTCCATGTGTTAGTTGGTATGAATATCTTCGGATTTATTTTAATTGATCCGTACTTCCGCATTTGGGTTCCAATTGTTATTTTCGTAGTCATTTACGCTATTTACTACTTAATTACAGTTCAATTGTATAAAGGAATTGTTCTTCCGAAAGAAGAGTAA
- a CDS encoding ABC transporter ATP-binding protein produces the protein MSKSVVDVKNVQKVYGKKGENQSYALKGVSFSIQEGEFVGIMGPSGSGKTTLLNVISTLDKATGGVVEIAGTDITKMKQGELSDFRSQKLGFIFQDFNLLENLTIYENIALPLSLQGVSSRKIGPKVEKVAEMLGISEILQKYPSEVSGGQKQRSAAARALVHEPAIILGDEPTGALDSKNATSLLEAMKNLNEEQGVSIMMVTHDPYSASYCERILFIQDGELYKEIHRSGTREDFYKEILDVLADLGTKKA, from the coding sequence ATGAGCAAATCAGTTGTAGACGTAAAAAACGTCCAAAAAGTGTACGGTAAAAAAGGTGAAAATCAATCTTATGCTTTAAAAGGTGTATCGTTTTCGATTCAAGAGGGAGAATTTGTTGGGATTATGGGACCATCTGGTTCTGGGAAAACAACATTACTAAATGTGATTTCAACGTTAGATAAAGCAACAGGTGGTGTTGTTGAAATTGCAGGAACGGATATTACAAAGATGAAGCAAGGGGAGCTATCTGATTTTCGTTCTCAAAAATTAGGATTTATCTTTCAAGACTTCAACTTACTGGAGAACTTAACGATTTATGAAAACATTGCTCTTCCGCTATCACTTCAAGGTGTTTCATCACGCAAGATTGGACCAAAAGTAGAAAAGGTAGCAGAAATGCTAGGGATTTCAGAGATACTTCAAAAATATCCATCTGAAGTATCTGGGGGACAAAAGCAACGTTCAGCAGCAGCACGTGCCCTTGTGCATGAGCCAGCTATTATTTTAGGGGACGAGCCAACCGGAGCGCTTGATTCCAAAAATGCAACAAGCCTTTTAGAAGCCATGAAGAATTTAAATGAAGAACAAGGTGTATCCATTATGATGGTAACGCACGATCCATACAGTGCAAGTTACTGTGAGCGTATTTTATTCATTCAAGATGGTGAGTTATATAAAGAGATTCATCGAAGTGGAACACGTGAAGACTTTTATAAAGAAATATTAGATGTGCTTGCAGATTTAGGCACAAAAAAAGCGTAA
- a CDS encoding VOC family protein, whose translation MIAHIGTVALYVDDQQQALEFWTEKAGFEVYRNDPMGANASWIEVGPKGARSHLVIYPKTMMPNANELKASIVFVTDNMTETYETMKKNGVGFKQEPNEMPWGTFAIFQDNEGNEFVLKG comes from the coding sequence ATGATTGCACATATTGGCACAGTCGCACTTTACGTAGATGATCAACAACAGGCACTTGAATTTTGGACAGAGAAGGCTGGATTTGAAGTATATCGTAATGACCCAATGGGGGCAAATGCAAGTTGGATTGAAGTAGGACCAAAAGGAGCCCGGTCACACTTAGTTATTTATCCAAAAACAATGATGCCAAATGCAAATGAGTTAAAAGCATCAATTGTATTTGTAACAGACAATATGACAGAGACGTATGAGACAATGAAGAAAAACGGTGTGGGGTTTAAACAAGAACCAAACGAAATGCCTTGGGGAACTTTCGCGATCTTTCAAGATAATGAAGGAAATGAGTTTGTGTTAAAAGGTTAA
- a CDS encoding YtzC family protein: MAERQSLEVYITQAEQAMEYAKEQLDIGSRQEHYNTMEYSDAQLKLEQAYNDLQVMQQHANDEQREQLNRVRMAIRQLQHQMIVTPH; this comes from the coding sequence ATGGCAGAGCGTCAATCACTTGAAGTATACATTACGCAAGCTGAACAGGCGATGGAATATGCAAAAGAGCAGTTAGATATTGGAAGTAGGCAAGAGCATTACAATACAATGGAGTATTCAGATGCTCAGTTAAAGTTAGAACAAGCTTATAATGATTTACAAGTGATGCAGCAACATGCGAATGATGAACAGCGTGAGCAGCTAAATCGTGTGCGTATGGCAATTAGACAATTGCAACATCAAATGATTGTTACGCCGCACTAA